From the genome of Methanobrevibacter sp.:
GCATTGATCATCTCTTCCGCTTCTTCAGCAGTGAATGCGATTGGCTTTTCAACTAAAACATGCTTTCCATGTTTTATTGCTTCCATAACGACTTCGTGGTGGAAGGTTGTTGGCACACATACGCTTACAGCTTCAATTTCAGGGTCTTTCAATAAGTCTTCAATTTCAGAGTAGCCTTTTGTCTTGTATTTCTTTACAACTTTGTCTAAGGTTGGTTTTACTACATCCGCCACCGCTACGAGGTTGGCGTTTTCCAATTTCGAATATACACGTGCATGGTTATATCCCATTGCACCTACACCTATAACTCCAACATTTATAGTTCTCAAAGATATTCCTCCAATTAATCAGATATATTTTTGTGGTTTATGACTTATAAATATTATTAAAATTTTATATTTTTTTATATAATTTTTTCTTAATAATTATATTATTAGCTCTTAAATTGGATTAAATTTAAAATAAGGGATAATTAGTGACTAATGTTCTTAAAATACTGTAAAAAATAGGATAAATTAATTTTTAAGAATTTTTAAACTGTTTTTAAATTTTGATAAATTTTTGATTTCATGAAAATTCAAGTTTTTTCATGAAATGCATTTATCAGTTAAAAAAAATTTTAAAAAAGCAAATATTTTCAAAGAAGAAATCAGCTATTTTAGCTATTCTTAAAGGAATTCAAGCATGTTATGGCCGATTTTCCTTCCCATATCTTCAGCTTCCCTAATGCTTCCGCTGATTTTATCCTTATATAGGATCTCCCCATTCTTATCAAGCAATATGGAATTAAGCTCCAGCTGATTGTTCTTTATTCCAGCTATTGCTCCAATAGGCCATTGGCAGCCAACTCCTATCTCTTCAAGTATGGTCTTTTCAGCCAAGACCTCCTGGAATGAGAAATAGTGGTTCAATTTGGCGATTGTTTCCTTGAATTCACTGTCTTTTCTTGTAATTACTGCCAAAGCCCCTTGGCCTGCCGCAGGCATTATGTAATCTGTTGGAAATTTGGTTTTTATGTATTTCTGCAGGCCTAATCTGTTCAAGCCGGCCTCTGCCATGATTGTCGCATCCACTTCTCCATCCATGACCTTCTTGATTCTTGTTTCCACATTTCCTCTGATTGGCTTCAGTTCGAAGTCCTTGTCATGGAGCTTGCAGAATGCTTCCCTTCTTAAGCTGCTTGTTCCAAGTGTTGAGCCTTCCTCAAGCTCGCTCCAGCTGTAGTTTGAAATGAGCACTTCATTTGGACTTTCCCTTGGAGGAACTGCAACAATCTCAAGATCTTCGTTCAATTCGGTTGGCACATCCTTTAGGCTGTGCACTGCAAAGTCCACTTCCTCTTCAAGAAGTGCATTGTCAAGTTCCCTTGTAAAAAGTCCTTTGGAATCCATATTATATAACTGGGAGTTTGTTATCTTGTCTCCCTTGGTCTTTATAATATTCTTTTCCACTTCTTCTCCAGTGATATTGTATAGACAGCTTCTGATGTAGTCTGTCTGTACAAGTGCAAGTTTGCTTCCTCTAGTTCCAACAATCATTTAATTCGCCTTGGCTTTTTATTGAAAAATTTGTGAATTTATAAAAATGAATTTAATGGATTAAATCATTTCCTTTAATCTTTAACATATTAATTTTGTTAATTATTCTTAATAAAATTATTTAAATTTTTAATATTTTTATTCTTTCTCTTATTTTAATTATTATTTTAACGTTTTGACACTTGTGAATAATTTGATCTGTAAATGAATAGAATGTTCTTTTTATCTTTTTTTGCAATTTTTTGAGCTTCTTCATAATCTTCAAAAAACTCTATTTCATACTTATTCTCATTATTCTCTTCATTCAATGAATTTATCTTATCATACAGGCTCTTTCCCACTTCATCAGTTAAGATCAGATTAGTGTTTGGATTTTCAATCAGATATTCATCTAAGAATTGGGACAGTTTATCTTCATCTATCTCTTCACATGTGATTCCATACTTTCCACCAATGATGATATAATAATCGTCAATGTCCTTGATCATGTTTATTGAGCTTTCAATGGCTTTTGTATTGATGCCAGGATTGATTTCCTCAATGATTATCAAGTCATTTTCAGAATCGATTTGTTTCACATTTGTTCGCCCATCGATTCCTTTAAAGTTTGATAAAGCATTCTGAATTGTTTCTCCATCGATGCCTAATGCTAGAGCAGTTGTGAGAGATACTAAAACGTTTAGCACATGATGAGGTCCAGGAGCAAAGCAATGCACTATCAATTTACCATTTATTAATTTTTTATCAATTTTCTTCAAGTCATGATAAACAATTTTGATAGTGGTCTTGTCAATGTCATAATCAATTGATTCACAGTAGACATTTGCATCATGGTCATTTAGTGAAAAGCTATTGATTTTATCTTCATATCCTACCTTTTCCTCTTCATAAAATTCATTCAATGTTTCATGTTCAATGACTACCAATGGGGATTTAAATACTTGCCTTTTGGCTTCTCTTGCATCTGACTGTCCTTTTGCAATGGAATAGTTTTCAACCAGATTGGTCAGAATTCCAATGTCTCCCAAGTCACAGATTCCCAATGAATTTTCAAATATGGCAACATCGTAATTCAAGTCCTTATATGGATTATCATTAAACTCTTCTTGAATGTCACTCTCTTCAATTCTTTCCTCCAAATCCAAATTCTTATCGCAAATCGGAAATGTGCTGCATTTTGGATGTGCTATCTTCTTAGCTAGTTGAATGGTGCTTATGATATTTGCAGGAG
Proteins encoded in this window:
- the hemC gene encoding hydroxymethylbilane synthase; protein product: MIVGTRGSKLALVQTDYIRSCLYNITGEEVEKNIIKTKGDKITNSQLYNMDSKGLFTRELDNALLEEEVDFAVHSLKDVPTELNEDLEIVAVPPRESPNEVLISNYSWSELEEGSTLGTSSLRREAFCKLHDKDFELKPIRGNVETRIKKVMDGEVDATIMAEAGLNRLGLQKYIKTKFPTDYIMPAAGQGALAVITRKDSEFKETIAKLNHYFSFQEVLAEKTILEEIGVGCQWPIGAIAGIKNNQLELNSILLDKNGEILYKDKISGSIREAEDMGRKIGHNMLEFL
- the cfbE gene encoding coenzyme F430 synthase; amino-acid sequence: MNVFLVDLTHGGVKISSELAKSENYENVFAYDLYNTLKEEDESLLDTYNVNVIKDLDSFRNQLRLNSIDKIEKKDDEKDLIINPIHSSLNMNELLIEIADSIDSNNQVILNQYDIINHHEATELVLSDWKEETEKQNIKTIEITGVKGKTSTAFLLKEIFSQNNRNTLLLSSLGAYLFRKSDDNEQKLILQKNISITPANIISTIQLAKKIAHPKCSTFPICDKNLDLEERIEESDIQEEFNDNPYKDLNYDVAIFENSLGICDLGDIGILTNLVENYSIAKGQSDAREAKRQVFKSPLVVIEHETLNEFYEEEKVGYEDKINSFSLNDHDANVYCESIDYDIDKTTIKIVYHDLKKIDKKLINGKLIVHCFAPGPHHVLNVLVSLTTALALGIDGETIQNALSNFKGIDGRTNVKQIDSENDLIIIEEINPGINTKAIESSINMIKDIDDYYIIIGGKYGITCEEIDEDKLSQFLDEYLIENPNTNLILTDEVGKSLYDKINSLNEENNENKYEIEFFEDYEEAQKIAKKDKKNILFIYRSNYSQVSKR